The region TCCCTGGTACAGGGTTACAACAATTCAGTTACCGAATAGATTAAATGCCCAGCTTGTGGCGGGCATAATCAAGTGCCTTTTCAATCACTTGCTCAATGGACATACTGGTCGAATCCAGCACCAGAGCATCAGCGGCAGGCACTAAAGGCGCGATTGCACGATTACGATCGCGGTCGTCGCGTTCCTTTATCTCGGATAAAAGGCGATCAAAGTTAACATTAAAGCCCTTCTCCTGCAACTGTAGCATACGTCGATGAGCACGCTCTTCTGAACTTGCATCAAGGAAGATTTTTACCGGTGCATCGGGGAACACGACTGTGCCCATATCACGGCCATCTGCAATTAAGCCCGGCTCTTCACGGAATGCTCGCTGACGACGCAGCAATGCTTCACGCACGCGTGGGAAGGCAGCAACCCGCGAAGCCGTATTACTCACTTCCTGCGTGCGGATTTCACCGGTCACATCCTCACCTTCTAAAATGACCTGCATCTCACCTTCTACGGACAAGAAACGTACGTCAAGGTGAGCGGCCATAGGCACTAATGCTTCTTCGGATTCAATATCCACCTGATGATGAAGTGCAGCCAATGCAAGTACGCGATAAATGGCACCAGAATCCAGCAAGTGCCACTGCAATGACTCCGCCATCGCTTTACACAAAGTCCCTTTACCTGCGCCACTTGGGCCATCAATGGTAATTACCGGGGCGATTGCCGTCATTGTTCTCTCCTGTTGCTGCGTGCTTATTATCAGCCTTCTTGGCTGTTTGAATGCGCGGCATTATACGCTGCCCGCGTCAGGTTAGTTACCCTTTAGCGTAGACAGCGCCAGAATTTTAGACAGATTCAGAAGAATTTCCGCCCAATAAGGCCACAATAGAGCGAGGAAACCCGGCACAAGCGTACCGGGTAGCGGGATCAATAAGTCTGGCTGATTTTAGCCAACTGCTGGAAGTAATCCGGGAAGGTTTTAGCTGTGCAGCCTGGATCAAGAATGGTGACAGGCGTGTCCGATAACGCCACGAGAGCAAAGCACATCGCCATACGGTGATCGTTATAAGTGCCAATATCCGCATGCTGAAGCTGAGCCGGTGGAGTGACACGAATGAAATCGTGACCTTCTTCTACTTCCGCACCCACTTTGCGCAATTCGGTCGCCATCGCCGCTAAACGG is a window of Pantoea rwandensis DNA encoding:
- the cmk gene encoding (d)CMP kinase translates to MTAIAPVITIDGPSGAGKGTLCKAMAESLQWHLLDSGAIYRVLALAALHHQVDIESEEALVPMAAHLDVRFLSVEGEMQVILEGEDVTGEIRTQEVSNTASRVAAFPRVREALLRRQRAFREEPGLIADGRDMGTVVFPDAPVKIFLDASSEERAHRRMLQLQEKGFNVNFDRLLSEIKERDDRDRNRAIAPLVPAADALVLDSTSMSIEQVIEKALDYARHKLGI